From a single Nitrospirae bacterium YQR-1 genomic region:
- a CDS encoding GGDEF domain-containing protein has translation MSVDLSYTLDKAIRSLKNLLDGRVVAQEPPKELSEVEGFEHIYESLLEVRNAIMAASVGDLAYPVHKKGYIAGTIKGLQASLRHLTWQTKAIAKGDFTQRVDFMGEFSAAFNVMVEQLDESMRKLKLRERELRKIAHTDPLTGVNNRGYFMELLTTELERARRYNHMFSVLMIDLDHFKLVNDTRGHGAGDEALRTLAAVVQTSGLRANDFIGRIGGEEFAIVLPETGESDAAAVAERIRTTLAETPVIYENEEFFITASVGVSQNKTGDVQATLLSRADGAMYDAKHKGRNRVCIAG, from the coding sequence GTGTCTGTGGATTTGTCATATACGCTTGATAAGGCAATCAGGTCTTTGAAGAATCTGCTTGACGGGCGAGTGGTAGCACAGGAGCCTCCAAAGGAGCTGTCAGAAGTAGAGGGTTTTGAGCATATTTACGAGTCGCTGCTGGAGGTGCGTAATGCCATAATGGCTGCATCTGTGGGTGATCTTGCCTATCCGGTACATAAAAAAGGCTATATTGCAGGAACAATAAAGGGATTACAGGCCTCACTGCGCCACCTTACATGGCAGACCAAAGCAATTGCAAAGGGGGACTTTACGCAGCGGGTTGATTTTATGGGGGAGTTCTCGGCAGCATTTAATGTGATGGTGGAGCAGTTGGATGAATCCATGCGCAAGCTCAAACTCAGGGAGCGGGAGCTCAGAAAAATAGCACACACCGATCCCCTGACCGGTGTGAATAACCGCGGCTATTTTATGGAACTCTTAACAACCGAGTTAGAACGGGCTCGCCGCTATAACCATATGTTCAGCGTGCTGATGATAGACCTTGACCATTTTAAATTAGTCAACGATACGCGGGGGCACGGGGCGGGGGATGAGGCACTGCGGACTTTGGCGGCCGTTGTGCAGACCTCGGGACTCAGAGCTAATGATTTTATAGGGAGAATCGGGGGAGAGGAGTTTGCCATAGTATTGCCTGAGACAGGGGAGTCCGATGCTGCGGCTGTGGCTGAGCGGATACGAACCACTCTGGCTGAAACACCGGTTATCTATGAAAACGAGGAATTTTTTATAACGGCCAGCGTCGGAGTCAGCCAGAACAAGACAGGTGATGTACAGGCAACCCTGCTTAGCCGCGCTGACGGTGCAATGTATGATGCCAAGCACAAAGGCCGCAACAGGGTCTGTATTGCCGGTTAA
- a CDS encoding 4-vinyl reductase encodes MNSDRKYKFSWELLGDIATGRPNLGNKTRLEVYRLLLFTFRDVLEQHLGTEKTDQIFYEAGNLSGREFYANMLRPTSDLGEFVRELQQVLKDMGIGILRLEQADVETGEFVLTVSEDLDCSGLPELDHEVCVYDEGFIAALLESFTGMKFKVKEIDCWCTGDRTCRFSAKAENSGSRK; translated from the coding sequence ATGAATAGTGACAGGAAGTATAAGTTTTCATGGGAGCTGCTGGGTGATATTGCCACAGGGCGTCCGAATCTGGGCAATAAGACCCGCCTTGAGGTATATCGTCTGCTGTTGTTTACCTTTCGGGATGTCTTAGAGCAGCACCTTGGAACGGAAAAGACAGATCAGATTTTTTATGAAGCGGGCAATCTCTCAGGCAGAGAGTTTTATGCCAACATGCTGAGGCCCACCTCAGACCTGGGTGAGTTTGTCCGTGAGCTTCAACAGGTTTTGAAAGATATGGGAATCGGCATATTACGGCTTGAACAGGCGGATGTGGAAACCGGTGAGTTTGTTCTTACCGTCTCAGAGGACCTTGACTGCTCAGGGCTTCCGGAGCTTGACCACGAGGTCTGTGTTTATGACGAGGGATTTATTGCAGCACTTCTGGAGAGTTTCACAGGAATGAAGTTCAAAGTTAAGGAAATAGACTGCTGGTGTACCGGAGATCGTACCTGCCGGTTCTCGGCAAAGGCGGAAAACTCAGGGAGCAGGAAATAG
- a CDS encoding chemotaxis protein, with the protein MAELMEEVFQRANLATSNQMEMLTFFLTDNQLYGINVFKIIEVIECPPKIIKMPNSHHSVNGSINFRGKAITIIDLSEALGMDSVDYKNTISYIIICEYNKSVHGFLIKEPNALINKNWADIKRPSSVIGKSAYLTALTYIEDDKAVQILDIEKILYEIIGIEGNISEKLREEIKTDSIEFKEYHVLVVDDSKSARTMIQNVLDQLGLTYTLLDSAVTAYQLLEDFSKDTVAITDRFHLIISDIEMPGMDGFTFVRKIKENPKLSGLCVFLHSSMTGQSNVGKAMQAGADDFLGKFDPNIIAVKVRERIFSLANNRAGSLN; encoded by the coding sequence ATGGCTGAGTTAATGGAGGAGGTTTTTCAGCGGGCAAATCTGGCCACATCAAACCAGATGGAGATGCTCACTTTTTTTTTAACAGATAATCAACTCTACGGGATAAATGTGTTTAAGATAATCGAGGTGATTGAGTGTCCACCTAAAATTATAAAGATGCCTAACTCTCACCACTCTGTAAACGGATCAATTAATTTCAGGGGAAAAGCCATTACAATAATAGACCTCTCGGAAGCGCTTGGGATGGATAGTGTTGATTATAAAAACACAATAAGCTATATAATAATATGCGAATACAATAAAAGTGTGCATGGTTTTTTGATTAAAGAGCCCAACGCCCTGATAAACAAAAACTGGGCGGATATCAAGCGTCCTTCCTCGGTGATAGGTAAATCGGCATATCTTACAGCCCTTACCTATATAGAAGATGACAAGGCTGTGCAGATTCTTGATATAGAGAAAATCCTTTATGAGATAATCGGAATAGAAGGTAATATTTCAGAAAAGCTGAGAGAAGAGATTAAGACAGACAGTATAGAATTTAAGGAATATCACGTACTTGTGGTTGATGACTCAAAATCGGCAAGAACTATGATTCAGAATGTGTTAGACCAGTTGGGATTAACATATACACTTTTAGACAGCGCCGTAACGGCGTATCAACTGCTGGAGGATTTTTCAAAAGACACTGTAGCTATAACCGACAGGTTCCATCTGATAATTTCAGATATAGAAATGCCCGGAATGGACGGTTTTACATTTGTGCGGAAAATAAAAGAAAATCCAAAACTTTCCGGGCTTTGTGTGTTCTTACACAGTTCCATGACAGGGCAGTCGAATGTGGGAAAAGCAATGCAGGCGGGAGCCGATGATTTTCTCGGAAAATTTGATCCAAACATTATTGCCGTCAAAGTTCGTGAAAGGATTTTCTCATTGGCAAACAACAGAGCAGGCTCTCTTAACTGA
- a CDS encoding Hsp20/alpha crystallin family protein has protein sequence MSGKYWDDMEEFMSIHERVKKLFHSTGDEAVTQQPCAWSPPFDIYETERDFMVKADIPAVSEDELSIRTENNLLIITGQRKPGTDTGKEFYHCMERNFGKFMRSFLLPDTVDFNNINATLIDGVLSVILPKIDDKDAEKNKVII, from the coding sequence ATGTCCGGTAAGTATTGGGATGATATGGAAGAGTTCATGTCTATACATGAGAGAGTGAAGAAACTATTTCACAGCACAGGGGATGAGGCCGTAACTCAACAGCCATGTGCGTGGAGTCCGCCTTTTGATATATACGAAACAGAAAGAGATTTCATGGTAAAAGCCGATATCCCTGCAGTTAGTGAGGATGAGCTGTCCATCAGAACAGAAAATAACCTGCTCATAATAACGGGACAGAGAAAGCCCGGCACTGATACCGGTAAAGAATTCTACCACTGCATGGAACGGAACTTTGGAAAGTTTATGCGTTCTTTTCTACTTCCAGATACGGTTGACTTTAACAATATTAACGCCACACTGATTGATGGTGTGCTGAGCGTTATTCTTCCAAAGATTGATGACAAGGATGCTGAAAAAAATAAGGTTATAATTTAG
- a CDS encoding metallophosphoesterase, with protein sequence MLVGVMSDSHDNMDNLKRAVDLFNKRGVSKVLHAGDFTSGFTFRILKDLEAEFTGIFGNNDGDIYLLNRHSNGRIYKQPCELVLDGKKAVMIHEHFLVKALTHSGLYDIVIYGHTHVAVQQRTGSTLALNPGELCGWLHGAATVALLDTDTLDTEIIRLY encoded by the coding sequence ATGCTTGTTGGGGTAATGAGCGACTCACACGATAATATGGATAATTTGAAACGTGCCGTAGATTTATTTAATAAAAGAGGGGTTTCAAAGGTGCTCCACGCCGGTGATTTTACCTCCGGCTTCACATTCAGAATACTTAAAGATTTAGAAGCTGAGTTTACCGGTATCTTTGGGAATAATGACGGCGATATATACCTGCTGAACAGACATTCAAACGGCAGAATCTATAAACAGCCATGTGAATTAGTTCTTGACGGCAAAAAGGCTGTCATGATTCATGAGCATTTTTTAGTTAAAGCACTCACACACTCAGGGCTTTACGATATTGTCATATACGGACACACACATGTGGCGGTACAGCAAAGAACAGGTTCTACCCTTGCACTTAATCCCGGGGAGTTATGCGGCTGGTTACATGGTGCAGCCACTGTGGCTCTTTTAGATACTGATACACTGGATACTGAGATCATCAGACTGTACTGA
- a CDS encoding heme-copper oxidase subunit III, with protein sequence MENIAHGGYHDSGDIHHEVELSPWPLVTALGSFLIPISFMLTFSWGMSHLGLLMAGVALVVLITGLFGWLSEVHAKKGENKISMTAIIIFICSEVALFGGLFGGYLYTLLPSELWPPASTPAGVPPMGLAVVMTIFLISSSATIHSAESKLEKGDSGGASSGLIFTFILGFAFVACMAYEWHHLISTGFSVSTNEYGMFFYLITGFHGSHVIVGLIMQLFVLTMVKRGRISKDRHVFATVTGLYWHFVDIVWLLVVSLIYIIPYVKTGQ encoded by the coding sequence ATGGAAAATATCGCACATGGTGGATACCATGATTCCGGTGATATTCATCACGAGGTAGAGTTAAGTCCCTGGCCTCTTGTTACTGCTTTGGGTAGTTTTCTTATTCCAATTTCGTTTATGCTTACGTTTTCGTGGGGTATGTCACATTTGGGTCTTCTTATGGCAGGTGTTGCACTTGTTGTTCTTATAACAGGTCTTTTCGGGTGGCTTTCCGAGGTGCATGCTAAAAAAGGTGAAAACAAAATAAGCATGACGGCGATAATTATATTTATCTGTTCTGAGGTAGCGCTTTTTGGTGGGCTCTTTGGTGGATATCTATACACTTTGCTCCCGTCTGAGCTCTGGCCCCCTGCCAGCACTCCAGCCGGTGTGCCCCCTATGGGACTGGCTGTTGTCATGACCATATTTCTTATATCTTCATCGGCCACCATCCACAGTGCTGAATCAAAACTTGAAAAGGGTGATTCCGGCGGCGCATCTTCAGGGCTTATATTCACTTTCATTTTAGGTTTCGCATTTGTAGCTTGTATGGCTTATGAGTGGCACCACTTGATTTCCACGGGATTTTCAGTTTCTACAAATGAATATGGTATGTTTTTTTATCTTATAACCGGCTTTCATGGCTCTCATGTCATTGTTGGCCTGATTATGCAATTGTTTGTTCTTACAATGGTAAAACGCGGCAGGATTTCAAAAGACAGACACGTTTTTGCAACCGTAACCGGCCTGTACTGGCACTTTGTTGACATAGTCTGGCTGCTGGTTGTTTCGTTGATATATATAATTCCTTACGTTAAAACCGGTCAATAG